In the Gorilla gorilla gorilla isolate KB3781 chromosome 1, NHGRI_mGorGor1-v2.1_pri, whole genome shotgun sequence genome, aaaagtacCCAAGTTATAAAACATAAATTCCTTTGgttcatgatcacaccactatttTTACCTTCCACATAGCTACAGACATCACACCCTCAAAGTGAAGTCAAACTGTCCCCCTCATACTGAAGATGTCATGCCAAAACCATCACATACCCCACTGTTCAGTGAAACTGTTGGCAACTTACATGGAACAGAGCTGTGGGGTAGGAAAAAGGGGAAAGGGTTGcgttaaaaaaaaatggggagaCTCTACACATGCAGAACAAGTCAGTGGGAGGGAGCGCTCTGCTGGGTCAACACGCCATGAACCACACCCCTATTCATGCTACATGAGGCTGAGTCCTTGCTACAaccacacagaaatacagacaatCAAGTGAACCTGAGCACCCCCAGggataacagaagaaaaatacagagaagcagaggagagaaagaatggcagcaagaggcagatcacagaatacCAGGGAACACCTAGTCCaaaccctgttttacagatggggaaagtgaGACCTGGAGTAGTGAAGTGTCTTGACAAAATACATAGTTTATGGGAGCATTAGAACTCCATGCTTCCTTTTAATAtgagcaaggaaaaaaaagagattgacAAGAAATTGATAGGCCTGCTAAGGCAGGAGACAGACCCAGGCCTCTCATTCCAGTTCTGCTGTCTTTTTGGAAGAGTGCCTATGAGGTCATTAAGGCCTTTCTGGGTGTTTTCTTGATTCTCAAGAGTCAGGGTTCTGGGTGGCTCTGGGACAGAGGGATCCAAAGAAACAGCCAGGCCACCTGATCAGGACAGAAGACAATGGCCTCTAATCTGTTCTCAAACTAGATCTGAAACAGTCACAATAAGCTAAGAATAGAAATTCAGCCATCTCTGAATCAAACACCATCACCTAAATGGTGGCAGAAAGAAAAGTCACCGAGCTGGAAATCTGCTGTAGGCTGAAAACTGGAATAAATTTCCAAAGCGCACTCTCTTTTCTCTCTAGCTTGAggcaggtattcaataaatacttgaatgaacaagtgaataaatgaatacatggagACCATCGATGAATGTTCAGTTCCATGACAGATACTGGTTCTGTTCAAGATCCATGCCGAGGACACTTTTGGGGTCTAAATTCTTTTTGTCCCActgtgctgggactgcagatatGTCACATCGTGCCCCTggcaaataaaatagagagaggtgcagatttaaataataaaatgtgtctgATTGGTAGAGATTAGGGGGAAAAGGTGGAAAACCATTCTTAAAGCAGctgctttctttcacttttttcctcctctcaGTTTTATGAGAACAGTATACCAGATCCTGGAGCAATGAAGACAGAATTGCTGAATCTCCAAACATCTCAAAACATGCATTTGAAGTGAGTCAGGTAGCCTCACCCACTACCTCCTCGCCTCTCAACAGTCACTTCTTGGACAGGGAGGCTGTGGTAGACTGTGACAGTGAGATCTGACTGCACTTCTCGAAGACGGCCTCAGCAGAGAGTTTAGGCAGCCCCTGATCTAGAGGGCACTCATCCACCAAGCTGTTCATGGGCGTTGGGGGCAGCGGAGGGTCCTCCTCATCTTGACTCAGTCCAGAAATCAGGGAGTTACTTGCCCTGTCCAATTCCTTGTCCACTTGCTCCCTGGACACATCTGCTGTCTCAGGCTGTCCTGAAGGGATCTTCATGGAGTCAAAATATGCTGACAGGGCTTCCTGGAGCAGGGGCAGAAGTTTCTTTCGAGAGACCTGGGTGTTGCCTTGAAGATAGGCATGGAGGTTAGGGTGGGTGCTTGAGGCAGGGGTCAGCTTcaggggtggagagtgggagcgTTCCAGGACTTCACAGATCTAAAGAGGAGACAATAACAGGGAAATGATACACAACTTGCTGTAGCAAAGTGCTGGGCTTCTAAGTGAGAGGCTTCCTCTATAGAAGAGGAAGCTTTTAAAAGTAAGTCGGccgggcggggcgcggtggctcacgcttgcaatcccagcactttgggaggccgaggcgagtggatcatgaggtcaggagattgagaccatcctggctaacacagtgaaacccgtctctactaaaaatacaaaaaattagccggccatggtggcgggtgcctgtagttctagctactcggaaggctgaggcaggaaaatggcgtgaacccggaaggcggagcttgcagtgagcggagatcgcgccactgcactccagcctgggcgacagagcgagactccatctcaaaaaaaaaaaaaaaaaaaaaagtaagtcagccgggcgcggtggctcacgcctgtaatcccagcactttgggaggctgaagcgggcggatcacctgaggtcgggagtttgagaccagcctgaccatcatggagaaaccccatctctactaaaaatacaaaattagccaggcatgatggcgcatgcctgtaatcccagctacttggg is a window encoding:
- the PRUNE1 gene encoding exopolyphosphatase PRUNE1 isoform X4, with translation MRLTSMHYTRLANSPSSLSTIISYPRLTTEQMLRKDQKTIYRQGVKVAISAVYMDLEAFLQRSNLLADLHAFCQAHSYDVLVAMTIFFNTHNEPVRQLAIFCPHVALQTTICEVLERSHSPPLKLTPASSTHPNLHAYLQGNTQVSRKKLLPLLQEALSAYFDSMKIPSGQPETADVSREQVDKELDRASNSLISGLSQDEEDPPLPPTPMNSLVDECPLDQGLPKLSAEAVFEKCSQISLSQSTTASLSKK